Proteins from a single region of Candidatus Woesearchaeota archaeon:
- a CDS encoding UPF0175 family protein, which yields MGEVLTTRLSESFVNDLQEIAKAEHLEKSEVVRRLLAEAIKQWRLKKALEQYQTGIFSLEQASVFAGISPWEFFDVLKQYKISINYDVDELEKDLKLIAWKKQ from the coding sequence ATGGGTGAAGTCTTAACAACAAGGTTATCAGAGAGTTTTGTGAATGACCTGCAAGAGATTGCAAAAGCAGAACATTTAGAGAAATCTGAAGTAGTGAGAAGATTATTAGCAGAAGCTATAAAACAATGGAGATTGAAAAAAGCTTTAGAACAATACCAAACAGGGATATTCTCATTAGAACAAGCTTCTGTGTTTGCTGGCATTTCACCGTGGGAATTCTTTGATGTATTAAAGCAGTATAAAATCTCAATTAATTACGATGTAGATGAATTGGAAAAAGATCTTAAGTTGATTGCATGGAAGAAGCAGTAA
- a CDS encoding DUF3368 domain-containing protein — MEEAVSNTTALILLSKINKLDLLKKKYQTVFIPSIVLEELTSSQKYIINTQYITREINTFLIVSNPQEILTSNLGAGENTALSLALEKKMCFLTDDKKARTYARLHNIPVLGTLGIIFWNVQQKYITKKQGKEYIEQLVQQGYYLSPELYLKIIQELS; from the coding sequence ATGGAAGAAGCAGTAAGCAACACAACGGCGTTAATACTTCTTAGTAAAATTAATAAGCTCGATTTACTCAAAAAGAAATACCAAACAGTGTTTATTCCTTCAATAGTTCTCGAGGAGCTTACTTCGTCACAAAAATACATCATCAATACACAATATATCACCCGAGAAATAAATACGTTCCTTATAGTCTCAAACCCTCAAGAAATACTCACCTCAAACCTCGGCGCAGGAGAAAATACTGCATTAAGTTTAGCTCTTGAGAAAAAAATGTGCTTTCTCACTGATGATAAAAAAGCGAGAACCTATGCGAGGTTACATAACATCCCTGTTTTAGGCACGTTAGGAATTATTTTTTGGAATGTACAACAAAAATATATAACAAAAAAACAAGGTAAAGAATATATCGAGCAATTAGTGCAACAAGGATATTATTTATCTCCTGAACTTTATTTGAAAATAATACAGGAACTTTCATAA
- a CDS encoding DUF2304 domain-containing protein, with product MILGVQIIGILFGLFMTYLTLLYYRKGDYKFGDFAVWLVVWISFILVMLFPQGLYGIMGQLKIKRTVDFIIMCGFLFFSVVIFYLYALVRKNQRKIEHLVRKQAFDKANEEYK from the coding sequence ATGATTTTAGGAGTTCAAATTATTGGGATTTTATTTGGTTTGTTTATGACTTATTTAACCCTTCTTTATTATCGCAAAGGCGACTATAAGTTTGGTGATTTTGCAGTGTGGTTAGTTGTCTGGATTAGTTTTATTTTAGTGATGCTTTTTCCCCAAGGACTCTATGGCATTATGGGACAATTAAAGATTAAAAGAACTGTTGACTTTATCATTATGTGCGGATTTTTATTTTTCTCTGTTGTTATTTTTTATTTATATGCTTTAGTAAGAAAAAACCAGCGGAAAATAGAACACCTTGTTCGAAAGCAAGCATTTGATAAAGCAAATGAAGAATATAAATAA
- a CDS encoding NAD(P)/FAD-dependent oxidoreductase translates to MHTVAIIGAGPCGNYLGYLLAKNGHAVTIYEENIDIGKPIQCTGILTSSIKNHLTLSDEFVVNQMNYVEVFSQHNYFKAKCDDIIVDRTLFDQHIGNLAKQQGAVIKTGHKFLSVNNGKLEFKVHGKIITETGFTHLIGADGPNSPVSKLIGNKQPQFYLGKQGLARGRFQKDLFQVFLGNDIAPKFFGWSVPENEEFSRIGIATLENPGKYFDMLLQRMKVDKKDIVEFQGGLIPIYDPNVKLTCFDAVHKLHLAVVGDAALQVKATTGGGIIPGMEAAAGLARALHNNTCYENEIKNVTRELKLHLLIRKMLDKFDNKDYDTLVKLLNQERLKQDLLTITRDNAKKLAIKLLLKEPRLALFARKLLF, encoded by the coding sequence ATGCACACTGTGGCTATTATCGGAGCTGGACCTTGCGGGAATTATCTTGGGTATTTACTTGCAAAAAATGGCCATGCAGTCACCATTTATGAAGAAAACATCGATATTGGCAAGCCGATACAATGCACTGGCATACTAACTTCATCTATTAAAAACCATCTTACGTTGAGTGATGAATTTGTTGTCAATCAAATGAATTATGTTGAAGTGTTTTCTCAACATAATTATTTCAAAGCAAAATGTGATGATATTATCGTTGATCGAACTTTGTTCGATCAACATATTGGCAATCTTGCAAAACAACAAGGCGCTGTTATTAAAACAGGCCATAAATTTCTTAGTGTTAACAACGGAAAACTTGAGTTTAAAGTTCATGGAAAGATTATTACTGAAACTGGATTCACCCATCTGATTGGAGCTGATGGACCTAATAGTCCTGTGTCAAAATTAATTGGCAATAAACAACCGCAATTTTATTTAGGAAAACAAGGGCTTGCCCGAGGGCGCTTTCAGAAAGATCTTTTTCAAGTTTTTTTAGGCAATGATATTGCGCCTAAATTTTTTGGTTGGAGTGTCCCTGAAAATGAGGAGTTTTCCAGGATAGGAATTGCCACTTTAGAAAACCCAGGAAAATATTTTGATATGCTTTTACAACGAATGAAGGTTGATAAAAAAGATATTGTTGAATTCCAGGGAGGATTAATACCCATCTATGATCCAAACGTGAAATTAACTTGTTTTGATGCTGTTCATAAGCTTCATCTTGCTGTTGTCGGAGATGCTGCGCTCCAGGTTAAAGCAACAACTGGCGGAGGCATTATCCCTGGCATGGAAGCTGCTGCTGGTTTAGCGCGAGCATTACATAATAATACTTGCTATGAAAACGAGATTAAAAATGTAACAAGAGAATTGAAACTGCATTTACTCATTAGAAAGATGCTGGATAAATTTGATAATAAAGATTATGATACTCTAGTAAAATTATTGAATCAAGAGCGATTAAAACAAGATCTGCTCACTATAACTCGAGACAATGCAAAGAAATTAGCAATAAAACTTCTCTTAAAAGAACCTCGACTAGCGTTGTTTGCAAGGAAATTACTTTTTTAG
- a CDS encoding glycosyltransferase family 2 protein — translation MIRKKNQSLLPSSVWVVIPAYNEAERIKHVLEKTKLFTQHIIVVNDGSKDATSSVAREAGVLVLDQMINLGKGAALRTGCDYALQKNAKVLVVMDADGQHQPEDIPRLIKILEEKKQDIVFSYRKLNKTMPLILKFGNNVMSLLINWLYNVNLKDSQSGFRCFTAEAYKKIRWHASDYSMESEMIARVGKNNLSYAEIPIQTIYLDKYKGTTIIDGIKVVLYILWWRLSR, via the coding sequence ATGATCAGGAAGAAAAACCAGTCTTTATTGCCGTCATCTGTATGGGTTGTCATTCCTGCATATAATGAGGCTGAGAGAATAAAGCATGTGCTTGAGAAAACAAAGCTGTTTACTCAACATATCATTGTTGTAAATGATGGCTCAAAAGATGCTACCAGCAGTGTTGCTCGGGAAGCAGGAGTGCTTGTTCTTGACCAGATGATTAATTTAGGCAAAGGAGCTGCCTTACGGACAGGATGCGACTATGCGTTACAAAAAAATGCAAAGGTTTTGGTAGTTATGGATGCTGATGGACAGCACCAACCTGAAGATATTCCACGCCTTATAAAAATTCTTGAAGAGAAAAAACAGGATATTGTTTTCAGCTATAGAAAACTTAATAAAACCATGCCCTTAATCTTGAAATTTGGCAATAATGTTATGAGTCTGCTCATTAACTGGCTGTATAATGTCAATCTTAAAGACAGCCAATCAGGATTTAGATGTTTTACTGCAGAAGCTTATAAAAAAATCAGATGGCATGCATCTGATTATAGTATGGAATCTGAAATGATTGCAAGGGTTGGCAAAAACAACCTCAGCTATGCTGAGATTCCGATTCAAACAATATATTTAGATAAATATAAAGGCACTACCATCATCGATGGCATCAAAGTAGTGCTTTATATTTTGTGGTGGAGATTATCAAGATGA